A genomic segment from Nicotiana tabacum cultivar K326 chromosome 7, ASM71507v2, whole genome shotgun sequence encodes:
- the LOC107804075 gene encoding uncharacterized protein At4g14450, chloroplastic-like: MSNNHRTSTGDRRNPSRLQLRAPASIQINRVSDWNVAIPLLSPLITSPTSPDNLKSAINRFSNSSNNNKEGVKKELPEKPVKTVFKKWQHPAAPFCHEPAAPLFQFVCTGTSNRRMKNLYN, from the exons ATGTCAAACAACCACCGTACTTCCACCGGTGACCGTCGGAATCCTAGCCGGTTACAGCTCCGAGCGCCGGCATCAATTCAAATCAACCGCGTGTCCGATTGGAACGTCGCGATACCGCTTTTATCGCCGTTGATTACTTCTCCGACTTCTCCTGATAACCTGAAATCAGCGATTAATCGTTTCTCTAATTcgagtaataataataaagaggGGGTGAAGAAAGAGTTACCGGAGAAGCCGGTAAAAACGGTGTTTAAGAAATGGCAACATCCTGCGGCGCCGTTTTGTCATGAACCGGCGGCTCCGTTGTTTCAGTTTGTGTGTACAGGAACCAGTAATAGACG gATGAAGAATTTGTATAATTAG